In Nymphaea colorata isolate Beijing-Zhang1983 unplaced genomic scaffold, ASM883128v2 scaffold0370, whole genome shotgun sequence, a single window of DNA contains:
- the LOC126409474 gene encoding acetyl-coenzyme A carboxylase carboxyl transferase subunit beta, chloroplastic, whose translation MEKWWLNSMLSNEDLGRRCGLSASLGPIGNTSGSEEPIINDSEKNVNSWSGRGSYSCSNVDYLLNLGGVKDVWSLISGETFWVRDSNGDSYSIYFDIENQIFEIDTDSYFLGELESLFSSYLNLNNGSKSYNRYYDHYVYDTRHSWKSHINSCIDSYIRSETNMDSCIPNGSNNSSDNYIYSYICSDSERGSDRGSSNLKTSGVSDSDFGRHNDLDRNKRYRHLWVQCENCYGLNYKKFFSSKMNICEQCGYHLKMSSSDRIELLIDPGTWAPMDENMVSMDPIEFHSEEDPYRDRINSYQIETGLAEAVQTGIGKLNGIPIAIGVMDFKFMGGSMGSVVGEKITRLIEYATDRSLPVIMVCASGGARMQEGSLSLMQMAKISSALYNYQSNKKLFYVSILTSPTTGGVTASFGMLGDIIIAEPNAYIAFAGKRVIEQTLKKTVPEGSQVAEYLFNKGLFDPIVPRNLLKGVPSELFQFHGFFPRP comes from the coding sequence ATGGAAAAATGGTGGTTAAATTCAATGTTGTCTAATGAGGATTTAGGGCGCAGGTGTGGACTAAGTGCGAGTCTTGGCCCTATTGGAAATACCAGCGGGAGTGAAGAACCCATTATAAATGATAGTGAGAAAAACGTTAATAGTTGGAGTGGTAGGGGCAGTTATAGTTGCAGTAATGTTGATTATTTACTCAACTTGGGCGGTGTCAAGGACGTTTGGAGTCTCATCTCTGGTGAGACTTTTTGGGTTAGGGATAGTAATGGTGACAGTTATTCCATATATTTCGATattgaaaatcagatttttgaGATTGACACTGATAGTTACTTTCTGGGTGAACTAGAAAGTTTATTTTCTAgttatctgaatctaaataatgGGTCTAAGAGTTACAATCGCTATTATGATCATTACGTGTATGATACTAGGCATAGTTGGAAGAGTCACATAAATAGTTGCATTGACAGTTATATTCGTTCTGAAACCAATATGGATAGTTGCATTCCAAATGGTAGCAACAATTCAAGTGACAATTACATTTATAGTTACATTTGTAGCGATAGTGAAAGGGGTAGTGACCGTGGGAGCTCCAATCTAAAAACTAGTGGTGTTAGTGACAGTGATTTCGGAAGACATAATGATTTAGATAGAAATAAAAGATACAGACATTTATGGGTTCAATGTGAAAATTGTTATGGATTAAATTATAagaaattttttagttcaaaaatgaatatttgtGAACAATGTGGATACCACTTGAAAATGAGTAGCTCAGATAGAATCGAACTTTTGATTGATCCAGGCACTTGGGCCCCTATGGATGAAAACATGGTCTCTATGGACCCTATTGAATTTCATTCTGAGGAGGACCCTTATAGGGATCGTATCAATTCTTATCAAATAGAGACGGGTTTGGCTGAGGCTGTTCAAACAGGCATAGGCAAACTCAATGGTATTCCTATAGCAATTGGTGTTATGGATTTTAAGTTCATGGGGGGTAGTATGGGATCCGTAGTAGGCGAGAAAATTACACGTTTGATCGAGTATGCTACTGATAGATCTCTCCCAGTTATTATGGTGTGTGCTTCTGGAGGAGCGCGCATGCAAGAAGGAAGTTTGAGCTTGATGCAAATGGCTAAAATATCTTCCGCTTTATACAattatcaatcaaataaaaaattattctaTGTATCAATCCTTACATCCCCTACAACTGGTGGAGTGACAGCCAGTTTTGGTATGTTGGGAGATATCATTATTGCCGAACCCAATGCTTACATTGCATTCGCGGGTAAAAGAGTAATTGAACAAACATTGAAGAAGACAGTACCTGAGGGTTCACAAGTAGCGGAGTATTTATTCAATAAGGGTTTATTTGATCCAATCGTACCGCGTAATCTTTTAAAAGGTGTTCCGAGTGAGTTATTTCAGTTCCATGGGTTCTTTCCCCGCCCTTGA